The following proteins are encoded in a genomic region of Arachis stenosperma cultivar V10309 chromosome 4, arast.V10309.gnm1.PFL2, whole genome shotgun sequence:
- the LOC130975092 gene encoding uncharacterized protein LOC130975092, protein MEIRVFFELVNKCRVAEECVRKAAAEKGSLWVPFQRPSGRNFAPRGKNFKHGGFVLQQTQGQGNYRRMNTNVNQGRRFGKQAHQDLNCQRCGKYHPGVSCRLGLGVRYSSGQLGHIATNCPEKKKYDTGRVQQPGRVYTTSTIGAEESEALIRGNCEMAGKILNALFDSGATHSFIAFEKTNELGLRMVVLGYDLKVYNATHEVMVTRIGCLQVPFRVQQREFVHDLICLSMTGVDLILGLDWLSKNHVLLDCSEKSVQFMPEGSEAPVVVNSYYLNSMTVNYSGTECQGIMLLTAGVSGDDQSLEQISVV, encoded by the coding sequence ATGGAGATCAGAGTATTTTTTGAATTGGTGAATAAGTGTAGGGtggctgaagagtgtgtgagaAAGGCGGCAGCAGAAAAAGGAAGTTTGTGGGTGCCTTTTCAGAGGCCTTCAGGGAGGAACTTTGCTCCGAGAGGTAAGAATTTCAAGCATGGAGGCTTTGTTCTGCAGCAGACTCAGGGCCAGGGTAATTACAGAAGGATGAATACTAATGTCAATCAGGGAAGAAGGTTTGGGAAGCAGGCACATCAGGATCTAAATTGTCAGAGGTGCGGAAAGTATCACCCTGGAGTTTCGTGCAGGTTAGGACTTGGAGTACGCTATTCTAGTGGACAGCTCGGGCATATAGCCACTAattgcccagagaagaaaaagtATGATACTGGTAGGGTGCAGCAGCCAGGGAGAGTATACACCACTTCTACCATAGGtgctgaggaatctgaggcacTGATTAGAGGTAATTGTGAAATGGCTGGTAAAAtcttaaatgctttatttgattcaggAGCAACTcattcatttattgcatttgaaAAGACCAATGAGTTAGGATTGAGAATGGTGGTTTTAGGTTATGATTTGAAAGTATATAATGCTACTCATGAAGTTATGGTGACTAGGATAGGGTGTCTACAAGTTCCCTTTCGAGTGCAACAGCGTGAATTTGTGCatgatttaatttgtttgtctaTGACTGGTGTTGATCTCATTTtaggattggattggttatccaAGAATCATGTTTTGCTTGATTGTTCTGAGAAGTCAGTACAGTTTATGCCAGAAGGGTCAGAAGCACCGGTTGTAGTGAATAGTTACTATTTGAATTCTATGACAGTAAACTATTCTGGAACTGAATGTCAGGGTATTATGTTATTAACTGCAGGAGTATCAGGTGATGATCAGAGTTTAGAGCAGATTTCGGTTGTATGA